In Aerosakkonema funiforme FACHB-1375, the sequence TCCGCGTTTTGCGAGCTTGTCCCCGTGCTTTACCTGCGCCTTTGTCTGAGGAAAATCAGGATTCTTGGCCTTTTGTTTCCCTGCTGGTGGCGGCTAAAAATGAAGAAGCTGTCATTGCCAGTTTGGTCAAGAATATGTGCGATCTCGACTATCCAAGAGACTTGTACGAGCTGTGGGTAATCGACGATCGCAGTACGGACAAAACGCCGATCTTGCTCAAACAGCTAGCCCAGGAATACGATCGACTCAAGGTATTTCGGCGACCTGCTGATGCTGGCGGCGGTAAATCGGGTGCTTTGAATCAGGTGCTACCCCTGACTCGCGGCGAAATTATCGCTGTGTTTGATGCGGATGCTAAGGTATCTGCCGATATGTTGCGGCGGGTAGTGCCTGTGTTTGAACAACCGCAAGTGGGTGCAGTGCAGGTGCAAAAAGCGATCGCCAATCCCGATGTCAATTTCTGGACTCGCGGTCAAGTCGCTGAAATGGCTTTGGATAGCTTTTTTCAGCAGCAGCGCATTGCGATCGGCGGGATTGGCGAATTGCGGGGTAACGGTCAATTTATCCGTCGTTCTGCCTTAGAACGCTGTGGTGGTTTTAATGAGGAAACTATCACAGATGACCTGGATCTCACGATCCGCTTGCATCTCGATCGATGGGATATTGACTTTCTCATTGACCCTCCCGTTCGAGAAGAAGGCGTCACCACCGCCTTAGCCCTTTGGCATCAGCGCAATCGCTGGGCAGAAGGAGGTTATCAACGCTATCTGGACTATTGGCGTCCGATTCTGAGAAACCGCATGGGTACTCGGAAAACCTGGGATATGTTCATGTTTTGGATTACCCAGTACTTTCTTCCCACGGCGGTATTACCTGACTTTTTGATGTCTGTTTTTCGCACCAGTTTGCCCGTTTTCAGTCCCATTACCGGACTGATGCTTACGATGTCGCTGATCGCGATGTTTGGAGGTTTGCGGCGCACCCGTAAGGACGAAAAACTGACTTTTTCTACCGCATTCTTTACCTTGCTGCAAACGCTGCGCGGTAATTTGTATATGCTGCACTGGGTAGTTGTGATGTCTAGCGCAACTGCGCGGATGTCGGTACGTCCAAAGCGGCTAAAATGGGTTAAAACCGTGCATCAAGGCAGTGGTGAAGAATTGCCAATTACAAATTAAGAATTAAAAATGGGGCTATCCCATTTTTTAATTCTTAATTCTTAAAATTCTTCCCCATTTTCTGCAATTTCTTCTGTGTCTAAGTACTCACTTGCTGTGACATCAGTTATATTTAATCTGGATATTTCTGGCTTATTTGGAAACAGGATTTGTTCCAGATCGTCTGTTATTTGAATAATTTCTCCTTCAAAGAAATTGGCAAGTCTCTGGGCTGCATCAAGTACCACCTTACTATCATTATCTATCTCTATATTTTCTACATTTTTGTTGGAAATCTGCTGACTCGATTTTGGCAAGTCAGGCGGTAATTTTATTGATGAATCTGGCTTAATCTTGTTCGGATAAGACGAACCTACCCCTGTCCCTTGCGCGGAGGAGGGCGAGACTTTACTTTCCTCTCCTTGTAGGGGAAGAGTAGGAGGAGAAGTTAACCGAACAGTATTTGAATCTGGCTTAGTTTCGGAAGCAAAATTCGGTTTGGGGCCGTCTGTATTTTCTTGGGGTTGAATGGAAGGTCGATCGTCAGTTTTTATTGGTGAATAGTTGCTGGGAGGTTCGGTAAATGTGGGAGAAGATGCTAAATTTGGATTGGACAGCGCTGATGTGTTTGTTTGATTAAATTGCGTCTGCTGTTTAATGCTACCTTGCTGTTGGTTTCGGCGAGAAAACTTATTTTCAGTTGTATGATTAGACTGAAAATTTATTTTTATCTTATCGTTGAATGTTTTTGAAAAAGCTTCTTCTATTTGGGGCAAAGTTCCTTTAATTGTAACTGTAAGAGATTCTGTTTTAATGCCAATCATCGCTTCTCGACCTTTAACATATACTAAGTAGCAATGATCTCGCAGCATCCGTTTAGCACCGGGTAGCCGGGTATTTTTAATTACTTGTTGCCAAATATCCTCCAAATTAAATGAATTTTCTGCAATTAGACTTACATCATCTTGTTGAAAATTGGCGTGACTGGGTTCGGCTTCAATAGGAGCATCGGGAACTTGTTCTACAACAGGAATAACCTCTTGTTTATGGAATTGAGGATTTTCAGTTGGGACTGGTATACTTGGAGAAATTATTTCCGATCTTTCTACTTTTTTTGTTACTTGATTAGATGATGGTGTACTGTTTACCTTGGGTGCAATTGCTGGATTATTCAGCGGTTTAGCAGTTTGTTGAACGCTAATTGGGCTAATTGTCGATGCGATTGCAGATGGCAACAATGCTAATAATGTTACCTCTAACCACAAGCGCGGCTGGGTTGTATTTTTTATTTGAACTTCGCTGTCTTTAAGTTGCTTTTGCCCAAATAAAATCTGGTTGATTTCCAAACCTTGAAAATCGCACAGCGCTTGCCAGGTAGGTGCTGTGACGGCGACTAAATCGGAACGGTTGGGTGCGGTTTTCGCAATTAGTAAATCGCGATAGAAAGAAGCTAAGTTTTGCAAGACAATTAAAGGTTCTCGACCTCTATCCATGAGGCGACGAGTTATGTCTATTACAGATGTGCTATCGTTGGTGGCGATCGCGTCGAGCAAACTCATCAAATCTTTCTCTGGAACTGCGCCTACCAAATCCCAAACCTTCTCAACTGTTACCTCTCCGGATAACAAGCTGAGTTGATCTAATGTACTTTCGGCATCTCTCAATCCGCCTTGGGCAATTTGGCCAACGAGAACGATCGCATCATCGGTAATATCGATATTTTCTTTATTGGCGATATGACGCAGATGCTTCACCATCGCCTCTAGAGGAATGCGACGAAAATCAAAGCGCTGACAGCGAGAAATAATAGTTGGCAAGACTCTTTGAGGGTCAGTTGTTGCCAAGACAAAGACTACGCGATCGGGTGGTTCTTCTAAAGTTTTTAACAAAGCATTGAATGCCGCTGCACTGAGCATATGACATTCATCAATGATGTAAACTTTGTGGCGGCACTGTACTGGTGCAAATTGAGCTTTTTCGATTAATTCTCTAATGTTGTCAACACCTGTATTGCTAGCAGCATCGATTTCAATTACATCTAAAGTTGAGCCTTTGGCAATTCCCTGACAAACATCGCATTTACCGCAAGGTTGAGGTGTCGGATCTTTGTGAGAAAGACAGTTAAGCGATTTAGCTAAAATTCTGGCACTGGAAGTTTTACCGGTGCCTCTGGGCCCGGTGAACAAGTAAGCTGGTGCTATCCGTTTTTGTTGGATGGCATTAGTCAGAGTGGTAGCGATCGCATCTTGACCCACCAGATCGGCAAAACTAGAAGGGCGATACTTGTGATGTAAGGGTTCGTAAGTCATAACAATTAAGATATTTTAAGGAGAACGGCATCAGAGCGATAAAATCCGATCGTGGGTCATCACTCATTCAGATAAAGTTGATACAAATTACCATGCAGTATTTTTCACGCCATCGCCACTACATTACTAATTTGGCCCTGGTGATATCGATCGGTCTGCAACTCCCGATCGTCAATACCAGCGTCGGAGTTAGTGGAGTACGAGCAGCCACTTGTCAAGGGCAAACGCCAAATCAATCCCCACAACAAAAAACAAATTTCTTGG encodes:
- a CDS encoding DNA polymerase III subunit gamma/tau, whose amino-acid sequence is MTYEPLHHKYRPSSFADLVGQDAIATTLTNAIQQKRIAPAYLFTGPRGTGKTSSARILAKSLNCLSHKDPTPQPCGKCDVCQGIAKGSTLDVIEIDAASNTGVDNIRELIEKAQFAPVQCRHKVYIIDECHMLSAAAFNALLKTLEEPPDRVVFVLATTDPQRVLPTIISRCQRFDFRRIPLEAMVKHLRHIANKENIDITDDAIVLVGQIAQGGLRDAESTLDQLSLLSGEVTVEKVWDLVGAVPEKDLMSLLDAIATNDSTSVIDITRRLMDRGREPLIVLQNLASFYRDLLIAKTAPNRSDLVAVTAPTWQALCDFQGLEINQILFGQKQLKDSEVQIKNTTQPRLWLEVTLLALLPSAIASTISPISVQQTAKPLNNPAIAPKVNSTPSSNQVTKKVERSEIISPSIPVPTENPQFHKQEVIPVVEQVPDAPIEAEPSHANFQQDDVSLIAENSFNLEDIWQQVIKNTRLPGAKRMLRDHCYLVYVKGREAMIGIKTESLTVTIKGTLPQIEEAFSKTFNDKIKINFQSNHTTENKFSRRNQQQGSIKQQTQFNQTNTSALSNPNLASSPTFTEPPSNYSPIKTDDRPSIQPQENTDGPKPNFASETKPDSNTVRLTSPPTLPLQGEESKVSPSSAQGTGVGSSYPNKIKPDSSIKLPPDLPKSSQQISNKNVENIEIDNDSKVVLDAAQRLANFFEGEIIQITDDLEQILFPNKPEISRLNITDVTASEYLDTEEIAENGEEF
- a CDS encoding glycosyltransferase; amino-acid sequence: MPANSWPENNSYNELDEIGSVLSDLPPTFEEETQTPDRRFYAGRRRKAALLLTIVWSGTIALHLFSWGIWLVLFLTTLMGIHAIRVLRACPRALPAPLSEENQDSWPFVSLLVAAKNEEAVIASLVKNMCDLDYPRDLYELWVIDDRSTDKTPILLKQLAQEYDRLKVFRRPADAGGGKSGALNQVLPLTRGEIIAVFDADAKVSADMLRRVVPVFEQPQVGAVQVQKAIANPDVNFWTRGQVAEMALDSFFQQQRIAIGGIGELRGNGQFIRRSALERCGGFNEETITDDLDLTIRLHLDRWDIDFLIDPPVREEGVTTALALWHQRNRWAEGGYQRYLDYWRPILRNRMGTRKTWDMFMFWITQYFLPTAVLPDFLMSVFRTSLPVFSPITGLMLTMSLIAMFGGLRRTRKDEKLTFSTAFFTLLQTLRGNLYMLHWVVVMSSATARMSVRPKRLKWVKTVHQGSGEELPITN